In Desulfobacterales bacterium, the DNA window TCGCGCCAAATGATTATTGGAGGTAACCCTCTACATATAGTGGGCGGTTGAGTTAACTGCATACCCAGTTTAATAATAACAATTTCTGAAAAAAGCAGCGCCATAAAAATCGTCAGCGTGATCACAAGCCCTTGTCCTTCAAACAGGGAGTGACCCCAGCGAAAACCGTGTAAAATCATGATTGCCAGAAAAGCGGCGCAAGTGCCGCTGCCGGGAATACCGAAGAGCAATGTGGGCAGAAGCGCTCCGTCGATCATGGCATTATTGGAAGCTTCCGTGGCGACCAGCCCTTTGGGGTTGCCGACTCCGAATTTTTCGTTGGGGTTGGAGCGGACCGCTTCACCATAGGCGACAAAGTTGGCGACCGAACCGCCCGTACCCGGGAAGGCGCCAATCAGAAATCCGATAATGGAACTTTTTATGATGGTCGGCCATTCTTTAAGAGCGATCATGATGCCGTTAATTCGGCTGCCCTTCAGGGCTTCTCTGGAAATGGCCGCCTGGGGTTCACCGGCCAGATGACTCATGGTGGCCACACCGAACATGCCCATCAGGATGGCGATAAAGGGGATGCCGTCAAATAGTTCCCAAATACCGAAGGTATAGCGGACATCCGCGCTCATGGTGCCGATACCGATAGTCGTAACGCTTAAACCGAGCAAGCCGGCGATAATCCCTTTGTAAAAAGCCCCTTTGGAAACCCGGGATACGATGATGAT includes these proteins:
- a CDS encoding tripartite tricarboxylate transporter permease, with translation MVEFLQALLQAAQNIFLSPVNIAWVTGGTFLGIIIGAIPGLGPALGVAIIIPFTLKIETLPALLFAISIYDGAMFGGSISSILLNTPGDASAAATTIEGYPMAKQGKAIDALMACGVASSLGGLVGDIIAVTCITVIGGFILLFGTPEFFLLGVFGIIIVSRVSKGAFYKGIIAGLLGLSVTTIGIGTMSADVRYTFGIWELFDGIPFIAILMGMFGVATMSHLAGEPQAAISREALKGSRINGIMIALKEWPTIIKSSIIGFLIGAFPGTGGSVANFVAYGEAVRSNPNEKFGVGNPKGLVATEASNNAMIDGALLPTLLFGIPGSGTCAAFLAIMILHGFRWGHSLFEGQGLVITLTIFMALLFSEIVIIKLGMQLTQPPTICRGLPPIIIWR